One Pseudomonas fluorescens genomic region harbors:
- a CDS encoding NAD(P)/FAD-dependent oxidoreductase encodes MLRITELKLPIDHPEEDLRVAIVQRLGIASDDLLDFTLFKRSYDARKKSSELCFIYTIDLQVRDEAKVLSKFADDRNVNMAPDVSYKFVGQAPSDLSQRPIVVGFGPCGIFAGLLLAQMGFKPIVLERGTEVRQRTKDTWGLWRKSVLNPESNVQFGEGGAGTFSDGKLYSQIKDPKFLGRKVLHEFVKAGAPEEILYVSKPHIGTFRLTGMVENMREQIRELGGEVRFQERVTDVLIDDGQLVGVQLASGETLHSKHVVLALGHSARDTFRMLHSRGVFMEAKPFSVGFRIEHPQSLIDRARLGKYAGHPKLGAADYKLVHHAKNGRSVYSFCMCPGGTVVAATSEPNRVVTNGMSQYSRNERNANSGIVVGITPEVDYPGGPLAGIELQERLESHAFILGGSDYKAPAQLVGDFINDIPSTELGEVEPSYKPGVALGDLALALPDFAIEAIREALPAFEKQIRGYSLHDAVLTGIETRTSSPLRITRNESLQSMNVKGLFPAGEGAGYAGGILSAGVDGIRIAEAVARDILGLEA; translated from the coding sequence ATGTTACGAATCACTGAACTCAAGCTGCCAATCGACCATCCCGAAGAAGACCTGCGCGTGGCCATCGTGCAACGCCTGGGCATCGCCAGCGATGATCTGCTCGATTTCACCTTGTTCAAGCGCAGCTACGATGCGCGCAAAAAGTCCTCCGAACTGTGCTTCATCTACACCATCGACCTCCAAGTGCGCGACGAAGCCAAGGTATTGAGCAAGTTCGCCGACGACCGCAACGTCAACATGGCGCCGGATGTCAGCTACAAGTTCGTCGGCCAGGCACCGAGCGATCTGAGCCAGCGTCCGATCGTCGTCGGTTTCGGCCCATGCGGAATCTTTGCCGGCCTGCTGTTGGCGCAAATGGGCTTCAAGCCGATCGTTCTCGAACGCGGCACCGAAGTGCGTCAGCGCACCAAAGACACTTGGGGACTGTGGCGTAAAAGCGTGCTCAACCCCGAGTCGAACGTGCAGTTCGGCGAAGGCGGCGCGGGCACGTTTTCCGACGGCAAGCTATACAGCCAGATCAAGGATCCGAAGTTTCTCGGGCGCAAAGTCTTGCATGAGTTCGTCAAGGCCGGCGCGCCGGAAGAAATTCTCTACGTCAGCAAACCGCACATCGGTACGTTCCGCCTCACCGGCATGGTTGAAAACATGCGCGAACAGATCCGTGAACTGGGCGGCGAAGTGCGCTTTCAGGAGCGCGTCACCGACGTGTTGATCGATGACGGGCAACTGGTCGGCGTGCAACTGGCCAGCGGCGAAACGCTGCATTCGAAACACGTGGTTCTGGCCCTCGGCCACAGCGCCCGCGACACGTTCCGCATGCTGCACAGCCGTGGCGTGTTCATGGAAGCCAAGCCGTTTTCGGTGGGCTTCCGCATCGAACACCCGCAATCGCTGATCGACCGTGCGCGGCTCGGCAAGTACGCCGGCCATCCCAAGCTTGGCGCTGCTGATTACAAACTGGTGCACCACGCCAAGAACGGCCGTTCGGTCTACAGCTTCTGCATGTGCCCCGGCGGCACCGTGGTCGCGGCGACGTCCGAACCGAACCGGGTGGTCACCAACGGCATGAGCCAGTACTCGCGTAACGAGCGCAACGCCAACTCCGGCATCGTTGTCGGCATCACTCCCGAAGTCGATTATCCGGGCGGCCCGCTCGCCGGTATCGAGCTGCAGGAACGTCTGGAATCCCACGCTTTCATTCTCGGCGGCAGCGACTACAAGGCCCCGGCGCAACTGGTCGGCGACTTCATCAACGACATTCCTTCCACGGAATTGGGCGAAGTCGAGCCATCGTACAAACCGGGCGTCGCGCTGGGCGATCTGGCCTTGGCGCTGCCGGATTTCGCCATTGAAGCGATTCGTGAAGCGCTGCCGGCGTTCGAGAAGCAGATTCGCGGTTATTCGTTGCACGATGCCGTGCTGACCGGGATCGAAACCCGTACGTCATCACCGCTGCGCATCACCCGCAACGAATCGCTGCAGAGCATGAACGTCAAAGGCCTGTTCCCGGCCGGTGAAGGCGCCGGTTATGCCGGCGGAATTCTCTCGGCAGGGGTCGACGGGATCCGCATTGCCGAGGCCGTGGCGCGGGATATCCTGGGCCTGGAAGCGTAA
- a CDS encoding COG3650 family protein: MRVARSLVVVALLPLFAACQLFDGPRESASHAGQTRMQGQLTAADGKLVFQPCQEQRQLIVNDIGGTSVLQEAATLADEQGKLFADVRGKASGDRLDLTQLYRVERSGTACDDPNFKLLILRAAGHTPAWNVKVSGKGMVIDREGQPPLAVPYVEEQLGDGRFNLSSEANNQRIELWVAPQRCVDSSTGSVQHMSAELRIDGQVQRGCGYFGGARND; this comes from the coding sequence ATGCGTGTTGCCCGTTCGTTAGTGGTTGTTGCCCTGCTGCCGCTGTTTGCCGCTTGCCAGTTGTTCGATGGTCCGCGAGAAAGTGCTTCGCACGCAGGGCAAACGCGGATGCAGGGGCAACTGACCGCCGCCGACGGCAAACTGGTGTTCCAGCCATGCCAGGAACAACGCCAACTGATAGTCAACGACATCGGCGGCACCAGCGTTCTTCAAGAGGCCGCGACCCTCGCCGACGAGCAAGGCAAACTGTTCGCTGATGTCCGCGGCAAGGCCTCGGGCGATCGCCTCGACCTGACTCAACTATACCGAGTCGAGCGCTCCGGCACGGCTTGCGATGATCCGAATTTCAAACTGCTGATCCTCCGCGCAGCCGGCCACACCCCAGCGTGGAACGTCAAAGTCAGCGGCAAAGGCATGGTCATCGATCGCGAAGGCCAGCCGCCGCTCGCTGTGCCCTATGTTGAAGAACAACTGGGCGACGGCCGCTTCAATCTCAGCAGCGAAGCCAACAATCAGCGCATCGAATTGTGGGTCGCGCCGCAGCGTTGCGTCGACAGCAGCACCGGCAGCGTCCAGCACATGAGCGCCGAGTTGCGCATCGACGGCCAGGTGCAGCGTGGCTGCGGCTATTTCGGCGGCGCGCGTAACGACTGA
- a CDS encoding short chain dehydrogenase: protein MKILLIGSGGTIGSAVDKELSQRHEVIRIGRNSGDFHVDISDSASIRRLFEQTGTFDALICAAGNVTFAPLGEMTEDSFALGLKDKLMGQVNLLLIGREFANDGASFTFTTGVLSHDPIRSGASAALVNGALDSFVRAAAIELPRGLRVNSISPTVLLEAMGSYAPYFRGYKPVPAADVALAYAKSVEGLQTGQTFHVG from the coding sequence ATGAAAATTCTATTGATCGGCTCTGGCGGCACCATCGGTTCGGCGGTGGACAAAGAATTGTCGCAGCGCCACGAAGTCATCCGCATTGGCCGCAACAGCGGTGATTTTCACGTGGATATCAGCGACAGCGCCTCGATTCGCCGGCTGTTCGAGCAGACCGGCACGTTCGACGCACTGATCTGCGCCGCCGGTAACGTGACTTTCGCGCCGCTGGGCGAGATGACTGAAGACAGCTTCGCCCTGGGCCTCAAAGACAAATTGATGGGCCAGGTCAATTTGCTGTTGATTGGCCGCGAGTTTGCCAATGACGGCGCTTCGTTCACTTTTACCACGGGCGTGCTCAGTCACGATCCGATCCGCAGCGGCGCGTCGGCAGCGCTGGTCAATGGCGCCCTCGACAGTTTTGTTCGTGCGGCCGCCATCGAGTTGCCACGCGGCCTGCGCGTGAACTCGATCAGTCCGACGGTGCTGCTCGAAGCGATGGGCAGCTACGCGCCGTATTTCCGTGGCTACAAGCCTGTGCCTGCGGCGGACGTGGCGCTGGCCTACGCGAAAAGCGTCGAGGGCTTGCAGACCGGTCAGACGTTCCACGTCGGTTGA
- a CDS encoding LysR family transcriptional regulator, whose amino-acid sequence MDDLAAFAVLIEAGSFTLAAQRLGCSKGQLSKRISQLEAQFSVVLLQRTTRRLSLTAAGAALLPQAQALVVQVAKARQALARLNDDMAGSVRITVPVSLGETFFDGLLMEFSQTYPEVQIELELNNSYRDLSRDGFDLGIRAEVANDDRLVAKPLLAWQEMTCASPAYLERFGEPLTPSALAEHRCLLNSHYSGREEWLYHQQHELLRVRVSGPFASNHYSLLKKAALSGAGIARLPSYLLQTELADGRLRWLLRDFQTRRMPMYLVHPYQGGLPKRTQVLADYLIGWFKRSGEALDRLSR is encoded by the coding sequence ATGGATGACCTGGCGGCGTTCGCCGTGCTGATCGAGGCCGGCAGTTTTACCCTCGCCGCGCAGCGACTCGGTTGCAGCAAAGGGCAATTATCCAAGCGCATCAGCCAACTTGAAGCGCAGTTTTCCGTGGTGCTGCTGCAACGTACCACGCGGCGCTTGAGCCTGACGGCAGCGGGCGCGGCGTTGTTGCCGCAAGCTCAGGCGCTGGTAGTCCAGGTGGCCAAGGCGCGTCAGGCATTGGCGCGCTTGAACGACGATATGGCCGGCTCGGTGCGTATCACCGTGCCGGTATCGCTGGGCGAAACCTTCTTCGACGGCCTCTTAATGGAATTCTCGCAGACGTATCCCGAGGTGCAGATCGAGCTCGAGCTGAACAACAGTTACCGTGATCTGTCCCGTGATGGTTTTGATCTGGGGATTCGCGCCGAAGTGGCCAACGATGATCGACTGGTCGCCAAGCCATTGCTCGCCTGGCAGGAAATGACCTGCGCCAGTCCGGCTTATCTGGAACGCTTCGGCGAGCCGCTGACACCGAGCGCGCTGGCCGAACACCGCTGCCTGCTCAACAGTCACTACAGCGGGCGCGAAGAATGGTTATACCACCAGCAACACGAATTGCTGCGAGTGCGGGTATCGGGGCCGTTTGCCAGCAATCACTACAGCCTGTTAAAAAAAGCCGCACTGTCCGGCGCCGGCATCGCTCGCTTGCCGTCATATCTGCTGCAAACGGAATTGGCGGACGGCCGATTGCGCTGGCTCCTACGCGATTTTCAGACCCGGCGCATGCCGATGTACCTGGTGCATCCGTATCAGGGCGGCTTGCCGAAACGCACGCAGGTGCTGGCGGATTATCTGATCGGCTGGTTCAAGCGCAGTGGTGAAGCGCTGGATCGCCTCTCACGCTGA
- a CDS encoding ABC transporter ATP-binding protein produces the protein MLQFENVSTFYGKIQALHSVNVEVRQGEIVTLIGANGAGKSTLLMTLCGSPQAHSGSIRYMGEELVGQDSSQIMRKSIAVVPEGRRVFARLTVEENLSMGGFFTDKGDYQEQMDKVLGLFPRLKERFNQRGGTMSGGEQQMLAIGRALMSKPKLLLLDEPSLGLAPIIIQQIFDIIEQLRKDGVTVFLVEQNANQALKIADRAYVLENGRVVMQGTGEALLTDPKVREAYLGG, from the coding sequence ATGCTGCAGTTCGAAAACGTTTCCACCTTCTACGGCAAGATCCAGGCGCTGCACAGCGTCAACGTCGAAGTCCGTCAGGGCGAAATCGTCACGCTGATCGGCGCCAACGGTGCTGGCAAGTCCACGCTGCTGATGACGCTTTGCGGTTCGCCGCAGGCGCACAGCGGCAGCATCCGCTATATGGGTGAGGAACTGGTCGGCCAGGACTCGTCGCAGATCATGCGCAAGAGCATCGCCGTAGTGCCGGAAGGTCGTCGGGTATTTGCCCGTCTGACCGTGGAAGAAAACCTGTCGATGGGCGGATTCTTCACCGACAAGGGCGACTATCAGGAACAGATGGACAAGGTTCTCGGACTTTTCCCACGCCTGAAAGAGCGCTTCAACCAGCGTGGCGGCACTATGTCCGGCGGCGAACAGCAAATGCTCGCCATCGGTCGTGCGCTGATGAGCAAGCCGAAATTGCTGTTGCTCGACGAGCCGTCGCTGGGCCTGGCACCGATCATCATCCAGCAGATCTTCGATATCATCGAACAGCTGCGCAAGGACGGCGTGACGGTGTTTCTGGTCGAGCAGAACGCCAATCAGGCACTGAAAATTGCCGACCGCGCCTACGTTCTGGAAAACGGCCGCGTGGTCATGCAAGGCACCGGTGAAGCGCTGCTGACCGACCCGAAAGTGCGCGAAGCGTATCTGGGCGGTTGA
- the livG gene encoding high-affinity branched-chain amino acid ABC transporter ATP-binding protein LivG — MSREILKVENLSMRFGGLLAVNGVALTVKEKQVVALIGPNGAGKTTVFNCLTGFYQPTGGSILLDGEPIQGLPGHKIALKGVVRTFQNVRLFKDMTAVENLLIAQHRHLNTNFLAGLFKTPAFRKSEREAMEFAEYWLEKVNLKEFANRTAGTLAYGQQRRLEIARCMMTRPRILMLDEPAAGLNPKETEDLKALIGVLREEHNVTVLLIEHDMKLVMSISDHIVVINQGTPLADGTPEQIRDNPEVIKAYLGEA; from the coding sequence ATGAGCCGCGAGATTCTTAAAGTCGAAAATCTGAGCATGCGCTTTGGCGGCTTGCTGGCGGTGAACGGCGTGGCGCTGACCGTCAAGGAAAAACAGGTTGTAGCTTTGATCGGGCCTAACGGCGCCGGCAAGACCACGGTGTTCAACTGCCTGACCGGTTTCTATCAGCCTACCGGCGGCAGCATCCTGCTCGACGGCGAACCGATTCAGGGCCTGCCGGGACACAAGATTGCGCTCAAAGGCGTGGTGCGGACGTTCCAGAACGTGCGGCTGTTCAAGGACATGACCGCGGTCGAGAACCTGTTGATCGCCCAGCACCGTCACTTGAACACCAACTTCCTGGCCGGTCTGTTCAAGACCCCGGCGTTCCGCAAAAGCGAGCGCGAGGCCATGGAATTTGCCGAGTACTGGCTGGAAAAGGTCAACCTCAAAGAGTTTGCCAACCGCACCGCTGGCACCCTCGCCTACGGCCAGCAGCGGCGTCTGGAAATCGCTCGCTGCATGATGACCCGCCCGCGGATCCTCATGCTCGACGAACCGGCCGCCGGCCTGAACCCGAAGGAAACCGAAGACCTCAAGGCGTTGATCGGCGTGCTGCGCGAAGAGCACAACGTCACCGTGCTGCTGATCGAACACGACATGAAACTGGTCATGAGCATCTCCGACCATATCGTCGTGATCAACCAGGGCACGCCGTTGGCCGACGGTACGCCGGAACAGATCCGCGACAATCCTGAAGTGATCAAAGCCTACCTGGGGGAAGCGTAA
- a CDS encoding high-affinity branched-chain amino acid ABC transporter permease LivM, whose amino-acid sequence MTRNLKQALFSALLVWAVAYPVLGLKLTIVGINLEVHNTSPAILATIAICSVLMFLRVLFNQQISKAWRSSPGLPLIPAKASNFLTLPTTQRYFIIALIVLALVWPFFGSRGAVDIATLILIYVMLGLGLNIVVGLAGLLDLGYVGFYAVGAYSYALLSHYYGLSFWICLPIAGLMAATFGFLLGFPVLRLRGDYLAIVTLGFGEIIRLFLRNLTDITGGPNGISNIEKPTFFGLTFERKAAEGLQTFHEYFGLQYNSINKVIFLYLVALLLALAALFVINRLLRMPIGRAWEALREDEIACRALGLNPTIIKLSAFTLGAAFAGFAGSFFAARQGLVTPESFTFIESAIILAIVVLGGMGSQLGVILAAVVMILLPEMMREFSEYRMLMFGALMVLMMIWRPQGLLPMQRPHMELRK is encoded by the coding sequence ATGACTAGGAATCTTAAACAGGCACTGTTCAGTGCCTTGCTGGTGTGGGCCGTGGCCTACCCGGTATTGGGTCTGAAACTGACCATCGTCGGCATCAATCTGGAAGTGCACAACACCAGCCCGGCCATCCTCGCGACCATCGCGATCTGCTCGGTGCTGATGTTCCTGCGCGTGCTGTTCAACCAGCAGATCAGCAAAGCCTGGCGCTCCTCGCCGGGCCTGCCGCTGATCCCGGCCAAGGCCAGCAACTTCCTGACCCTGCCGACCACCCAGCGCTATTTCATCATTGCGTTGATCGTGCTGGCGCTGGTGTGGCCGTTCTTCGGCTCCCGTGGCGCGGTGGACATCGCCACGCTGATCCTGATCTACGTGATGCTCGGCCTCGGTCTGAACATCGTCGTCGGTCTGGCCGGCCTGCTCGACCTCGGTTACGTCGGCTTCTACGCCGTCGGCGCCTACAGCTACGCGCTGCTGTCGCATTACTACGGCCTGAGCTTTTGGATCTGCCTGCCAATTGCCGGTCTGATGGCGGCGACGTTCGGCTTCCTGCTGGGCTTCCCGGTGTTGCGTTTGCGTGGCGACTATCTGGCGATCGTGACCCTTGGTTTCGGCGAGATCATCCGTCTGTTCCTGCGTAACCTGACGGATATCACCGGCGGCCCGAACGGCATCAGCAACATCGAAAAACCGACGTTCTTCGGCCTGACCTTCGAGCGTAAAGCCGCCGAAGGCCTGCAGACGTTCCACGAGTATTTCGGCCTGCAATACAACTCGATCAACAAGGTGATCTTCCTTTACCTGGTTGCGCTGTTGCTGGCGCTGGCGGCGCTGTTCGTCATCAACCGTTTGCTGCGCATGCCGATCGGCCGTGCGTGGGAAGCGCTGCGTGAAGACGAAATCGCCTGCCGTGCGCTGGGCCTGAATCCGACGATCATCAAATTGTCCGCGTTCACCCTCGGCGCTGCATTCGCCGGTTTCGCCGGTAGCTTCTTTGCAGCACGCCAGGGTCTGGTAACTCCGGAATCGTTCACCTTCATCGAGTCGGCAATCATTCTTGCCATCGTCGTATTGGGTGGCATGGGCTCGCAACTGGGTGTGATTCTGGCTGCGGTGGTGATGATCCTGTTGCCGGAAATGATGCGTGAGTTCAGCGAGTACCGCATGTTGATGTTCGGTGCGCTGATGGTGTTGATGATGATCTGGCGTCCACAAGGTCTGCTGCCGATGCAACGCCCACACATGGAGTTGCGCAAATGA
- the livH gene encoding high-affinity branched-chain amino acid ABC transporter permease LivH, producing the protein MPDLYHFFQQLVNGLNVGSMYALIAIGYTMVYGIIGMINFAHGEVYMIGSYVAFIAIAGLTMMGLDSVPLLMTAAFIASIVVTSSYGYSIERIAYRPLRGSNRLIPLISAIGMSIFLQNTVLLAQDSKDKAIPNLIPGNLAFGPGGAQEVLISYMQIVVFVVTLIAMLGLTLFISRSRLGRACRACAEDIKMANLLGINTNNIIALTFVIGAALAAVAAVLLSMQYGVINPNAGFLVGLKAFTAAVLGGIGSIPGAMLGGLVLGVAEAFGADIFGDQYKDVVAFGLLVLVLLFRPTGILGRPEVEKV; encoded by the coding sequence ATGCCTGACCTCTATCACTTCTTCCAACAGCTGGTTAACGGCCTCAACGTTGGCAGCATGTATGCCTTGATCGCCATCGGCTACACGATGGTTTACGGCATCATTGGAATGATCAACTTCGCCCACGGCGAGGTGTACATGATCGGTTCCTACGTGGCGTTCATCGCTATCGCCGGGCTGACCATGATGGGACTCGACAGTGTCCCGCTGTTGATGACCGCGGCGTTCATCGCCAGCATCGTCGTCACCAGCTCCTACGGTTACAGCATCGAACGGATCGCCTACCGCCCCCTGCGCGGCAGCAACCGTCTGATCCCGCTGATTTCTGCCATCGGTATGTCGATCTTCCTGCAGAACACCGTTCTGCTGGCGCAAGACTCCAAGGACAAAGCTATCCCCAACCTGATCCCGGGCAACCTCGCCTTCGGTCCGGGTGGCGCACAAGAAGTGCTGATTTCCTACATGCAAATCGTGGTGTTCGTGGTGACCCTGATCGCCATGCTTGGCCTGACCTTGTTCATCTCCCGTTCCCGCCTGGGCCGCGCCTGCCGCGCCTGCGCCGAAGACATCAAGATGGCCAACCTGCTCGGCATCAACACCAACAACATCATCGCCCTGACCTTCGTCATTGGTGCTGCACTGGCGGCCGTTGCGGCTGTGCTGCTGAGCATGCAATACGGCGTGATCAACCCCAACGCCGGTTTCCTCGTCGGCCTCAAGGCCTTCACCGCTGCGGTACTGGGCGGCATCGGCAGCATTCCCGGCGCGATGCTCGGCGGGTTGGTGCTCGGTGTAGCGGAAGCGTTCGGTGCTGATATCTTCGGCGACCAGTACAAGGACGTCGTCGCGTTCGGCCTGCTGGTTCTGGTGCTGTTGTTCCGTCCGACCGGCATTCTGGGCCGTCCGGAGGTTGAGAAAGTATGA
- a CDS encoding branched-chain amino acid ABC transporter substrate-binding protein, with the protein MTKATKQISKLFAAMVLAGVASHSFAADTIKIGIAGPKTGPVAQYGDMQFSGAKMAIEQINAKGGVDGKQLQAVEYDDACDPKQAVAVANKVVNDGVKFVVGHLCSSSTQPASDIYEDEGVIMITPAATSPDITARGYKMIFRTIGLDSAQGPAAGNYIADHVKPKVVGVLHDKQQYGEGIATAVKSTLEKKGTKVAVFEGVNAGDKDFSAIIAKLKQANVDFVYYGGYHPELGLILRQAQEKGLKAKFMGPEGVGNDSITQIAKDASEGLLVTLPKSFDQDPANVALADAFKAKKEDPSGPFVFPSYSAVTVIAEGIKAAKSEDATKVAEAIHAGTFKTPTGDLSFDDKGDLKDFKFVVYEWHNGKPKTEVSPQ; encoded by the coding sequence ACTGTTTGCCGCTATGGTTCTGGCCGGGGTTGCCAGCCATTCGTTCGCAGCTGACACCATCAAAATCGGTATCGCCGGCCCTAAAACCGGTCCAGTAGCCCAGTACGGCGACATGCAGTTCAGTGGCGCGAAAATGGCCATCGAGCAAATCAACGCCAAGGGCGGCGTCGACGGCAAGCAACTGCAAGCCGTTGAATACGACGATGCCTGCGATCCGAAACAAGCGGTAGCGGTAGCGAACAAGGTCGTCAACGACGGCGTCAAGTTCGTCGTCGGTCACCTGTGCTCCAGCTCCACTCAGCCAGCTTCGGACATCTACGAAGACGAAGGCGTGATCATGATCACCCCGGCTGCCACCAGCCCGGACATCACCGCCCGTGGCTACAAAATGATCTTCCGTACCATCGGTCTGGACAGCGCCCAGGGCCCTGCCGCCGGTAACTACATCGCTGATCACGTCAAACCGAAAGTGGTTGGTGTGCTGCACGACAAACAGCAGTACGGTGAAGGCATCGCCACCGCCGTCAAATCGACCCTCGAGAAGAAAGGCACCAAGGTTGCCGTCTTCGAAGGCGTCAATGCTGGCGACAAGGATTTCTCCGCGATCATTGCCAAGCTCAAGCAAGCCAACGTCGACTTCGTCTACTACGGCGGCTACCACCCGGAGCTGGGCCTGATCCTGCGTCAAGCACAGGAAAAAGGCCTGAAAGCCAAGTTCATGGGTCCGGAAGGCGTGGGTAACGACTCGATCACCCAGATTGCCAAGGATGCGTCCGAAGGCCTGCTGGTGACCCTGCCGAAGTCCTTCGACCAGGATCCGGCCAACGTTGCTCTGGCTGACGCGTTCAAAGCGAAGAAGGAAGATCCGAGCGGCCCGTTCGTGTTCCCGTCCTACTCCGCGGTGACCGTGATTGCCGAAGGCATCAAGGCTGCCAAGTCCGAAGACGCGACCAAAGTGGCTGAAGCCATCCACGCCGGTACTTTCAAGACCCCGACCGGCGACTTGAGCTTCGACGACAAGGGCGACCTGAAAGACTTCAAATTCGTGGTTTACGAGTGGCACAACGGCAAACCTAAAACCGAAGTTTCGCCTCAGTAA